One segment of Capillibacterium thermochitinicola DNA contains the following:
- a CDS encoding HPr family phosphocarrier protein has protein sequence MRVITATIKTKTGLHARPAAVLVNTVSKFESEVTIAKNGKEGNLKSLLDLLSLGAEQGDRITITVDGKDEDEVIAALNRCAEEHGLW, from the coding sequence ATGCGGGTCATAACGGCAACCATCAAAACGAAAACCGGGTTGCACGCCCGACCGGCCGCCGTTTTGGTCAATACTGTTTCCAAGTTCGAAAGCGAAGTAACGATCGCCAAAAACGGAAAAGAAGGCAACCTAAAAAGCCTCCTGGACCTCCTTAGTCTGGGCGCCGAACAAGGCGACCGGATTACCATCACCGTAGACGGCAAAGACGAAGACGAAGTGATCGCCGCGCTGAACCGATGTGCCGAAGAGCACGGGCTCTGGTAA